The Coffea arabica cultivar ET-39 chromosome 8e, Coffea Arabica ET-39 HiFi, whole genome shotgun sequence genome window below encodes:
- the LOC113704688 gene encoding TMV resistance protein N, protein MRNIASSSSFSASTPKWTYDVFLSFRGEDVRKSFVDFLYSALQKKGIYTFKDDEKLERGRSISPALLQAIKESRIAVIIFSENYATSSWCLDELAEIIDCKHVLGQTVLPVFYYVDPSVVRRQKGSFDRAFVKHEDEIEDKERIQKWRAPLTEAASISGWDVPNTADGHESKCIQEIVEYVVAKLERVVAIEAKNQVGIDSRVQRVNALLNLGSGKVQFIGIWGMSGIGKTTIAWAVFNRISTHFEGAIFLEDVRKQSESLKNLQEEILLKILCLKDLRISSVLEGSKMIQTRLCCKKVLIVLDDVDHLSQLDALAGMHEWFGDGSRIIITTKNKHLLVTHGVDKMHKMEVLNEYEANQLFSWHAFKKDYPAKDYEELSIEIVHYAGCLPLALKVLGSFLYGREMAEWRSEVERLKRIPEDEIMEKLKVSFNGLKEVEKEIFLDIACFFEGKKKDYIRRVLDSFNFCPDIHINVLIQKSLITLSRGRILMHCLIQEMGWNIVREKAPDEPGKHSRLWVAEEICDVLARDKATENIVGMWLDLPTPQDVVIKNEAFEKMKKLRLLKINNACVSYCPNCIPNEIRWLNWHGYPSKSLPESFQPEKLIGLKLQYSRVIQLWKGIKLLDKLKYINLSYSQKFIRTPDFTGIRNLERLILEGCSSLTEIHPSAGYLKRLQKFNLRNCTNLRSLPKKIILESLEVMILSGCSKVGEFPEILGTMDHLKAVYLEATAIKELPPSIEHLTSLVLLNLSYCESLTSLPSGLCRLKCLEALILSGCSKLDRLPEELGHVLSLEELYVDETAISEPPSSIVLLKNLKTLSSRGCKAMASHKCRASLPSWLLGQKSQDSTGLVFPSVSGLNSLAKLDLSDCNLSDKGLPCDLGSLSSLVELNLGKNNFTSISAASIKNLSRLRILELVGCKRLEILPELPPCIEEVYADNCTSLQSATDLTKHGLLHRVSFSNCFKLLQDERTSSMIYATWNHMLKVFSFLQYTYNSWRPKNILRRRDYYFSVCLPGGSIPSWFTNRNSGPSITVKLPPNWYNDEFMGFAVCVVSDLIRTPFLLELQWRELLQKIPGFPVQFTLIDKEMNRFCYVFTMAFVGADNNIDSEHTCLGYLPFENILDAHALATRGYDRSLLSLWSNRLRSPNDWTCIEASAHADVKECLVFKEWGISLVYENDVRQNSELLMIPQSSELGEGRFSSNVIVNVNRLKSNRRRRRGLEALPSFPSELTQIGDPSVWRPVRVNAVHLYPTVATDLPNLMANVQCSAKMTYWSSEDGLD, encoded by the exons ATGAGAAACAttgcctcttcttcttctttttctgcttccACTCCTAAATGGACTTATGATGTTTTCTTGAGCTTTAGGGGTGAAGATGTCCGAAAGAGCTTTGTCGACTTCCTCTACAGTGCTCTGCAAAAAAAGGGAATTTACACCTTCAAAGACGATGAAAAGCTTGAAAGAGGAAGATCCATTTCACCTGCACTACTCCAAGCTATTAAAGAGTCAAGAATTGCAGTTATAATATTCTCCGAAAACTATGCCACTTCTTCATGGTGTTTAGATGAGCTCGCAGAGATCATTGACTGCAAGCATGTGTTGGGACAAACTGTTCTGCCGGTTTTTTATTACGTGGATCCATCTGTGGTACGGAGACAGAAAGGCAGCTTTGATCGAGCTTTTGTCAAACATGAAGACGAAATAGAGGACAAGGAAAGGATTCAAAAGTGGAGAGCACCTCTTACTGAAGCTGCTTCTATCTCTGGCTGGGATGTTCCCAACACTGCTGATGG GCATGAGTCTAAATGCATCCAAGAAATTGTTGAATATGTTGTGGCTAAATTGGAGAGAGTTGTCGCAATTGAAGCAAAAAACCAAGTTGGTATTGATTCTCGAGTTCAGAGAGTAAATGCATTGCTGAATTTGGGGTCTGGTAAGGTTCAGTTTATAGGGATTTGGGGAATGAGTGGAATAGGTAAAACAACCATAGCATGGGCTGTTTTTAACCGAATATCCACTCATTTTGAAGGTGCTATCTTTCTCGAAGATGTCAGAAAACAATCAGAAAGTCTGAAAAATTTGCAAGAGGAGATTCTTTTAAAAATCCTTTGCTTGAAAGATTTGAGAATCAGCAGTGTTCTTGAAGGGTCAAAGATGATTCAGACAAGACTATGCTGTAAAAAAGTCCTTattgttcttgatgatgttgACCACCTAAGTCAATTAGATGCTTTAGCTGGAATGCATGAATGGTTCGGTGATGGTAGTAGAATTATCATAACCACAAAAAATAAGCATTTGCTTGTTACACATGGAGTAGATAAAATGCACAAAATGGAGGTGTTGAATGAATATGAAGCTAATCAGCTGTTTAGTTGGCATGCTTTTAAGAAGGACTATCCTGCAAAAGATTATGAGGAGCTTTCGATTGAAATAGTGCATTATGCAGGTTGCCTTCCCTTAGCTCTAAAAGTTTTAGGTAGCTTTCTGTATGGTAGAGAGATGGCTGAATGGAGAAGTGAAGTGGAAAGGTTAAAAAGAATTCCAGAAGATGAAATTATGGAAAAGCTCAAAGTAAGTTTTAATGGACTCAaagaagttgaaaaagaaattttcttggATATTGCATGTTTCTTTGAAGGGAAGAAGAAAGACTACATCAGAAGAGTACTTGATAGTTTCAATTTCTGTCCTGATATACACATAAATGTTCTCATCCAGAAATCTCTGATAACTCTTTCCAGAGGAAGGATTCTGATGCATTGTTTAATACAAGAAATGGGTTGGAATATTGTTCGTGAAAAGGCTCCAGATGAGCCAGGAAAGCACAGCAGGCTCTGGGTAGCAGAGGAAATTTGTGACGTTTTGGCTAGAGACAAG GCGACAGAAAATATTGTGGGCATGTGGCTGGACTTGCCTACCCCGCAAGATGTTGTAATTAAGAATGAAGCGTTTGAAAAGATGAAGAAACTAAGGCTACTCAAAATCAATAATGCTTGTGTTTCTTATTGCCCAAATTGCATACCAAATGAGATACGGTGGCTTAACTGGCATGGATACCCTTCAAAATCCCTTCCAGAGAGTTTCCAACCTGAAAAACTCATAGGACTCAAGCTGCAATATAGCCGTGTCATACAACTATGGAAGGGGATAAAG TTGCTGGACAAATTGAAATACATCAACCTGAGCTATTCCCAGAAGTTTATAAGGACGCCAGATTTCACAGGGATACGTAATCTTGAGAGATTGATCCTTGAAGGCTGTTCAAGTCTTACTGAGATACATCCATCAGCTGGGTATCTGAAAAGGCTCCAAAAATTCAATCTGAGGAATTGCACAAATCTTAGGAGccttccaaaaaaaattatcttgGAAAGTCTCGAAGTAATGATTCTCTCAGGATGTTCAAAAGTTggagaatttccagaaatcttgGGTACTATGGATCATTTAAAAGCGGTGTATTTGGAAGCTACTGCCATAAAAGAACTACCACCATCAATTGAGCACCTAACAAGCCTTGTTTTGTTGAATCTAAGCTACTGTGAAAGTCTCACAAGTCTGCCAAGTGGCCTCTGCAGATTGAAATGTCTTGAAGCTCTTATTCTTTCTGGCTGCTCAAAACTTGACAGGTTACCAGAAGAGCTAGGACATGTACTGAGCTTAGAAGAGCTTTATGTTGATGAAACTGCCATCTCTGAGCCACCATCCTCTATCGTACTTTTGAAAAACCTAAAAACATTGTCTTCCAGAGGATGTAAAGCAATGGCATCTCATAAATGTAGAGCATCCTTGCCCTCTTGGTTGCtgggtcaaaaaagtcaagattCAACTGGCTTGGTTTTTCCATCTGTTTCAGGATTAAATTCCCTAGCAAAACTAGATCTTAGTGATTGCAATCTGTCAGACAAAGGATTACCTTGCGATTTAGGGAGCTTATCCTCCCTAGTAGAATTAAATCTTGGCAAGAACAACTTTACTAGTATCTCTGCCGCAAGTATCAAGAACCTCAGTCGCCTTCGAATCCTTGAATTAGTTGGCTGCAAGAGACTTGAGATACTTCCAGAGCTTCCACCTTGTATAGAAGAAGTGTATGCAGATAATTGTACATCATTGCAGAGTGCAACTGATTTGACAAAGCATGGGTTGTTACACAGGGTTTCATTCAGTAATTGTTTTAAGCTGCTTCAGGATGAACGAACTTCCAGCATGATATATGCAACTTGGAACCACATGCTAAAggtattttcttttttacaatATACATACAACTCCTGGCGCCCAAAAAACATTTTGAGACGGAGGGACTACTA CTTTAGCGTCTGTCTTCCTGGAGGGAGCATTCCATCCTGGTTCACCAACCGGAATTCAGGGCCTTCAATAACAGTTAAACTTCCTCCAAATTGGTACAACGATGAGTTCATGGGATTCGCAGTTTGTGTTGTTTCTGATTTGATAAGGACCCCATTTTTGTTGGAATTACAATGGCGTGAGCTTCTACAGAAAATTCCAGGTTTTCCTGTCCAGTTTACTCTCATAGATAAGGAGATGAATCGCTTTTGCTACGTATTCACCATGGCTTTTGTGGGGGCCGACAACAACATTGATTCAGAACATACTTGTCTAGGATATCTtccatttgaaaatattttggaTGCGCATGCGTTGGCAACACGAGGGTATGATAGGTCTTTGCTATCTTTGTGGTCAAATAGGTTACGCAGCCCAAATGATTGGACTTGCATTGAGGCGTCTGCTCATGCTGATGTTAAGGAATGTTTGGTTTTCAAAGAATGGGGAATCAGTCTTGTATACGAGAACGATGTTAGGCAGAATTCCGAACTTTTGATGATCCCACAAAGCTCTGAGTTGGGAGAAGGGAGATTCTCATCCAATGTGATTGTGAATGTCAATAGACTGAAATCCAACAGGAGGAGAAGAAGAGGTCTTGAAGCTTTGCCAAGTTTTCCATCAGAATTGACTCAGATTGGGGACCCCTCAGTTTGGAGACCCGTCCGTGTTAACGCTGTCCATCTATATCCCACGGTGGCGACTGATCTTCCCAACCTAATGGCTAATGTACAATGC AGCGCTAAAATGACCTATTGGTCCTCAGAGGATGGTTTAGATTAG
- the LOC140012736 gene encoding protein PAL OF QUIRKY-like, which translates to MDCLSIYALTTHLSRILFGNRPFHLKSQLPNEDLDSLMSVTTDDDLQNMLEEHDCISAVTSPTPSCIRLFLFPIKPESSSSTLLDPKADSWFSDALNNTKIVQRGQSADAAGLGQGLMGLDILGRSDCNVALENPAKSMSNNDAEAKEISGAVPESLVLESSSSFGSTSSLVLMSNEGQLLGPL; encoded by the coding sequence ATGGACTGCTTATCCATTTACGCCCTTACCACCCACCTCTCCCGGATCCTCTTCGGCAACCGCCCGTTTCATCTGAAGTCCCAGCTCCCAAACGAGGACCTCGATTCACTCATGTCCGTCACCACTGATGACGACCTCCAGAATATGCTGGAAGAGCACGACTGCATCTCCGCCGTTACGTCCCCTACACCATCCTGCATCAGATTATTTCTCTTCCCCATAAAGCCAGAGTCTTCAAGTTCAACGCTTCTTGATCCGAAAGCTGACTCGTGGTTTTCTGATGCTCTAAATAACACGAAGATTGTTCAGAGGGGTCAGTCTGCTGATGCTGCTGGTTTGGGTCAGGGACTAATGGGTTTGGATATTTTGGGTAGATCGGATTGTAATGTAGCCTTGGAGAATCCAGCTAAAAGCATGAGTAATAATGATGCTGAGGCTAAGGAAATCAGTGGGGCTGTGCCGGAATCGTTGGTATTAGAGAGTAGCTCGTCCTTTGGGTCAACTAGTTCTTTAGTTTTAATGTCAAATGAAGGCCAGCTGTTGGGTCCATTGTGA
- the LOC140012737 gene encoding uncharacterized protein: MRNIIVASSSSSASTPKWTFDVFLSFRGEDVRKSFVDLLYSALQQKGIYTFKDDEKLERGRPISPALCQAIRESRIAVTIFSESYATSSWCLDELAEIIDCCFGKAFVRHEDETEDKERVQKWRATLAEASSISGWDVPKTANGASQNFVGRCPAQSARQRLTLPDMAAVVQAIAIYFMPLEFGYPSKSLPESFQPEKLVGLNLQYSHVIQLWKGIYSTAIKELPPSIEHLTSLVLLNLSYCKTLTSLPSSLCRLKCLKSCILSGCSKLDELPEELGHVLSLEELYVDETAISKPPSSVVLLKNLKTLSFRGCRAMASHTWRAFSSSWLLGQKSQHSRGLILPSVSGFNCLAKLDLSDCNLICAASIKSLSHLQILELVGCKRLEMLPELPQSIEVLYADNCTSLQSATDLLTKYGKLYRVSFSNCFQMNKLPA, from the exons atgagAAACATTATTGTtgcctcctcttcttcttctgcttccACTCCTAAATGGACTTTTGATGTTTTCTTGAGCTTTAGGGGTGAAGATGTCCGAAAGAGCTTTGTCGACCTCCTCTACAGTGCTCTGCAACAAAAGGGAATTTACACCTTCAAAGACGATGAAAAGCTTGAAAGAGGAAGACCTATTTCACCTGCATTATGCCAAGCTATTAGAGAGTCAAGAATTGCAGTTACCATTTTCTCAGAAAGCTATGCTACTTCTTCATGGTGTCTGGATGAGCTTGCAGAGATCATTGACTGCTG TTTTGGTAAAGCTTTTGTTAGACATGAAGATGAAACAGAGGACAAGGAAAGGGTTCAAAAGTGGAGGGCAACTCTTGCTGAAGCTTCTTCTATCTCTGGCTGGGATGTTCCCAAAACTGCCAATGG TGCCAGTCAGAATTTTGTAGGCCGTTGCCCTGCACAGTCAGCACGGCAACGGCTGACACTCCCAGATATGGCAGCAGTTGTGCAGGCCATTGCCAT ATATTTTATGCCGCTTGAG TTTGGATACCCTTCAAAATCCCTTCCAGAGAGTTTCCAACCTGAAAAACTTGTAGGACTCAATCTACAGTATAGCCACGTCATTCAATTATGGAAGGGGATTTATT CTACTGCCATAAAAGAACTACCACCATCAATTGAGCACCTTACAAGCCTTGTTTTGTTGAATCTAAGCTACTGTAAAACTCTCACAAGTCTGCCAAGTAGCCTTTGCAGATTGAAATGTCTTAAATCTTGTATTCTTTCTGGCTGCTCAAAACTTGACGAGTTACCAGAAGAGCTAGGGCATGTACTAAGCTTAGAAGAGCTTTATGTTGATGAAACTGCCATCTCCAAGCCACCATCCTCTGTCGTACTTTTGAAAAACCTAAAAACTTTATCTTTCAGAGGATGTAGAGCAATGGCATCTCATACATGGAGAGCATTCTCATCTTCTTGGTTGCTAGGTCAAAAAAGTCAACATTCAAGGGGCTTGATTCTTCCATCTGTTTCAGGATTCAATTGCCTAGCAAAACTAGATCTAAGTGATTGCAATCT TATTTGTGCCGCAAGTATCAAAAGCCTCAGTCACCTTCAAATCCTTGAATTAGTTGGATGCAAGAGACTTGAGATGCTTCCAGAACTTCCACAGAGTATAGAGGTATTATACGCAGATAATTGTACATCATTGCAGAGTGCAACTGATTTATTGACAAAGTATGGGAAGTTATACAGGGTTTCATTCAGTAATTGTTTCCAGATGAACAAACTTCCAGCATGA